Proteins from a genomic interval of Schistosoma mansoni strain Puerto Rico chromosome 2, complete genome:
- a CDS encoding putative chl1 helicase homolog, translating into MMDDDFYNDSIGDQILLELNITNFTPTVTDKNKEITGSTENEINSVNDKLHSLITTPDQFIDFPYPKPYSQQLELMQTVYKTLESNCCGIFESPTGTGKSLSLLTATLRWLLDYNEKQIILLNSLQSQLKLMNHENKENNSKEYDWIMEYDKNRLLKQQIEPQIEDLLIYQSNLQLIEKIKSSSTSSSSLPFKHQTDFSNVDEMTLTEANSENIDIDQLKNIIDISNDQYDCDDELFLCKPDENLFDKHKISELDEIELDQQFESQQQSDNGLLRIIYCSRTHSQLGQVAKEFAKCKTLFNKVTIIQLSSRHLLCTNETIFQLKHPDLINIACLELNRSRNREQGESKSFRCPMRNSTAVNNLSKHLLIGNSALNITSTIRDRKSSKSSKSTSVLSNSSKECQKDEKNLNDTQLSSHIGCPYYANRKGLPLAQLVLVPYSSLLQPSNRLTSGLKLKNSIVIIDEAHNLLEATASSMSVSLSLVNDLYKLEELFSGYLQYYRSRLSSVLALRLRQIKHFIQQLKVYLNTTLKHIQLSISSMSDNVIIKTVNKLFSESNLDNINLGEFIDCLEYQHFIMKLIGFSKWYNNNNNTQQNSKQLDNVSISQTTCSQMTNLLNSMKRKYSNANSQCGDISQVCISNKKSKIDIEKSEGIGSSLFKFHSFLQALEFCEEDARIIIEPVKNSTKLNLSTSSSDLSSSSSNLADDSQDLCLRVVFLNPGRYLKDLVQEARSVLLVGGTMQPFNEAIEQIFIPSGKLSNQIVTFTCDHVINAKKQLAVYPLGVHSHQSNGEVFSLDFTYQNRSNPHMIDACGEVILQICQQLPGTLNSIF; encoded by the exons ATGATGGATGATGATTTCTATAATGATTCAATCGGAGATCAAATTCTCTTGGAATTAAATATCACCAATTTTACACCAACGGTAACTgacaaaaacaaagaaattacgGGATCGactgaaaatgaaattaatagtgtaaatgataaattacattcattaataactacACCAGATCAATTTATCGATTTCCCCTATCCGAAACCATATTCACAACAATTAGAATTGATGCAAACAGTCTATAAGACATTAGAATCTAACTGTTGTGGTATATTTGAAAGTCCAACTGGTACTGGCAAATCATTGAGTCTATTAACAGCAACATTACGTTGGCTTTTAGATTATAACGAAAAACAGATTATATTATTAAATAGTCTTCAATCtcaattaaaattaatgaatcATGAAAATAAAGAGAATAATTCTAAAGAATACGATTGGATAATGGAATATGATAAAAATCGTTTATTAAAACAACAAATCGAACCACAAATTGAAGATCTTTTGATCTATCAATctaatttacaattaattgagAAAATAAAATCATCTTCCACATCCTCCTCCTCATTACCGTTCAAACATCAAACTGACTTTTCAAATGTTGATGAAATGACCCTAACTGAAGCGAATTCTGAAAATATTGATATTGACCAACTGAAAAATATAATAGACATTTCCAATGATCAgtatgactgtgatgatgaattatttttatgtaAACCTGATGAAAACTTATTCGATAAACATAAAATTAGCGAATTAGATGAAATTGAATTGGATCAACAATTTGAAAGTCAACAGCAATCTGATAATGGATTATTACGTATTATTTATTGTAGTCGTACTCATTCACAACTCGGACAAGTAGCCAAAGAATTTGCAAAATGTAAAACATTATTTAATAAAGTCACAATAATTCAATTATCATCAAGACATTTGTTATGCACTaatgaaacaatttttcaaTTAAAACACCCAGATTTAATTAATATTGCCTGTCTTGAATTGAATCGATCGCGTAATCGTGAGCAAGGTGAATCGAAAAGTTTCAGATGTCCAATGCGTAATTCAACAGCTGTTAATAATTTATCCAAACACCTATTAATTGGTAATTCAGCCTTGAATATAACTAGTACTATTAGAGATAGAAAGTCAAGTAAGTCATCCAAATCGACCAGTGTTTTGAGTAATTCTTCGAAAGAATGCCAAAAAGATGAGAAAAATTTAAACGATACCCAATTATCGTCTCATATTGGATGTCCATACTACGCTAATCGTAAGGGTTTACCATTAGCTCAATTAGTTTTAGTACCATATTCATCATTGCTACAACCATCAAATCGTTTGACATCTGGTTTAAAACTCAAAAATTCGATTGTCATAATTGATGAAGCGCATAATTTATTAGAAGCAACAGCGTCGTCAATGTCAGTCAGTTTGTCATTAGtaaatgatttatataaatTGGAAGAGTTATTTTCTGGTTATTTACAATATTATCGTTCACGTTTATCATCAGTTCTTGCATTAAGACTACGTCAGATAAAACATTTTATACAACAATTGAAAGTTTATTTAAATACTACACTTAAGCATATTCAATTATCAATATCTTCCATGTCGGATAATGTTATCATCAAGACAGTGAATAAATTGTTTTCGGAATCGAATTTGGACAATATAAATTTAggtgaatttattgattgtttagaatatcaacattttattatgaaattaaTTGGTTTCTCTAAAtggtataataataacaataatacacaaCAGAATTCAAAACAATTAGATAATGTTTCAATTAGTCAAACAACCTGTTCACAAATGACAAATTTACTAAACAGTatgaaaagaaaatattctAATGCGAATAGTCAGTGTGGAGATATCAGTCAA GTTTGTATTTCGAATAAAAAGTCTAAAATAGATATAGAAAAGTCTGAAGGAATCGGCTccagtttatttaaatttcatagCTTTCTTCAAGCTTTAGAATTTTGTGAAGAAGATGCACGTATAATTATTGAACCTGTTAAGAACTCAACAAAATTAAATCTATCAACCTCCTCGTCTGATCTATCGTCTTCTTCAAGTAATCTGGCAGATGATTCTCAAGATTTGTGTTTACGTGTGGTATTTTTAAATCCTGGAAGGTATTTAAAAG ATCTAGTACAAGAAGCTAGAAGTGTCCTTTTGGTTGGTGGTACAATGCAGCCGTTCAACGAAGCGATTGAACAAATATTTATACCGTCTGGTAAATTATCCAATCAAATCGTCACATTTACATGTGATCATGTGATTAATGCGAAAAAACAATTAGCCGTTTATCCTCTAGGTGTACATAGCCATCAATCAAATGGGGAAGTATTTTCATTAGATTTCACATACCAG